From a region of the Corallococcus coralloides DSM 2259 genome:
- a CDS encoding response regulator transcription factor — MELNSTGREIRVALLEDQQVFRESLVALLESAGMKVVARCAETSSFLSNVRAAAPDVAVVDLRLEHVGREGAEDGLNALKYLHDFHPQVRALVLSGHREPDVVERCFQAGAAGYLCKLNVGVDDVVRAVGRVARGERLLPVEMLQANSMHLEDLQMPASALSRLTLREREVLGYVAAGADNLKIAAHLGITERTVKAHLTSIYRKLGPENRAQLAVLACELGVTRPVLA, encoded by the coding sequence ATGGAATTGAACTCAACGGGCCGGGAGATCCGCGTCGCACTGCTGGAAGATCAGCAGGTGTTTCGTGAGAGCCTGGTGGCCCTGCTCGAAAGCGCGGGCATGAAGGTGGTGGCCCGGTGCGCGGAAACGAGCTCGTTCCTGTCCAACGTGCGCGCGGCCGCGCCGGATGTGGCGGTGGTGGACCTGCGGTTGGAGCACGTGGGCCGCGAGGGCGCGGAGGACGGCTTGAACGCGCTGAAGTATCTGCATGACTTCCATCCGCAGGTGCGCGCGCTGGTGCTGTCCGGGCACCGGGAGCCGGACGTGGTGGAGCGCTGCTTCCAGGCGGGAGCGGCGGGCTACCTGTGCAAGCTGAACGTGGGCGTCGATGACGTGGTGCGGGCCGTGGGCCGCGTAGCCCGGGGCGAGCGGCTGCTGCCCGTGGAGATGCTCCAGGCCAATTCCATGCACCTGGAGGATCTCCAGATGCCGGCCTCCGCGCTGTCGCGCCTGACGCTGCGCGAGCGCGAGGTGCTGGGCTACGTGGCGGCCGGCGCGGACAACCTGAAGATCGCCGCGCACCTGGGCATCACCGAGCGCACGGTGAAGGCCCACCTGACGAGCATCTACCGCAAGCTGGGGCCGGAGAACCGCGCCCAGCTCGCGGTGTTGGCGTGCGAGCTGGGCGTGACCCGTCCCGTGCTGGCCTGA
- a CDS encoding ABC1 kinase family protein, with product MASEPDDKLPPQGRFNRLRKLAGLSMHVGSEVLKAGAKQLSGTSPTELLSLGTAEKLVATLGEMKGAAMKLGQALSMDPDLLTPEVRQMMARLQNQAPAMSYAQVSRVVQEELGAPPEALFKEFSPDALAAASLGQVHRAVLHDGRPVAVKVQYPGIDVSMGHDMDNLGLVVKTVSKTSRMMDGTAYFQEFRDELMLELDYRREAKLAQSFAKSVARLPDLYVPQVIEERSAHRVLTLELLEGQTLKDWVTTSPDSAERFRVARQLIRATYGPFLDAGEIHADPHPGNFMVMPDGRMGLLDFGSIKRFSPGFIAANRRMFQQALRLETLDVLSLCREVGFSVELPEAEAEVLLREVLHIAGRPMRTAPYDYGTCDINRDMRNHFTRNAARIMRIRPPPEAMMFFRATGGLAQNLRLVGAQGDFRQVFLEVGALVGE from the coding sequence ATGGCTTCCGAACCCGACGACAAGCTGCCGCCCCAGGGGCGCTTCAACCGCCTGCGCAAGCTGGCGGGCCTCTCCATGCACGTGGGCTCGGAGGTGCTCAAGGCGGGCGCCAAACAGCTGTCCGGGACGAGCCCCACGGAGCTGCTCAGCCTGGGCACCGCGGAGAAGCTGGTGGCCACGCTGGGGGAGATGAAGGGCGCGGCCATGAAGCTGGGCCAGGCCCTCTCCATGGACCCGGACCTGCTCACGCCAGAGGTGCGGCAGATGATGGCCCGGCTGCAGAATCAGGCCCCCGCCATGTCCTACGCGCAGGTGTCGCGCGTGGTGCAGGAGGAGCTGGGCGCGCCGCCGGAGGCGCTGTTCAAGGAGTTCTCGCCGGACGCGCTCGCCGCCGCGTCACTGGGCCAGGTGCACCGCGCGGTGCTGCACGACGGCCGCCCCGTCGCCGTGAAGGTGCAGTACCCCGGCATCGACGTGTCCATGGGCCACGACATGGACAACCTGGGCCTCGTCGTGAAGACGGTGTCCAAGACATCGCGGATGATGGACGGCACCGCCTACTTCCAGGAGTTCCGCGACGAGCTCATGCTGGAATTGGACTACCGCCGCGAGGCGAAGCTCGCGCAGAGCTTCGCGAAGAGCGTGGCGCGGCTGCCGGACCTGTACGTGCCCCAGGTCATCGAGGAGCGCAGCGCCCACCGCGTGCTCACGCTGGAGCTGTTGGAAGGCCAGACGCTCAAGGACTGGGTGACGACGTCGCCGGACTCCGCCGAGCGCTTCCGCGTCGCGCGTCAGCTCATCCGCGCCACCTACGGGCCGTTCCTGGACGCGGGCGAAATCCACGCCGACCCGCACCCCGGCAACTTCATGGTGATGCCGGACGGGCGCATGGGCCTGTTGGACTTCGGCTCCATCAAGCGCTTCAGCCCGGGCTTCATCGCGGCCAACCGCCGCATGTTCCAGCAGGCGCTGCGGCTGGAGACGCTGGACGTGCTGAGCCTGTGCCGCGAGGTGGGCTTCTCCGTGGAGCTGCCGGAGGCGGAGGCCGAGGTGCTCCTGCGCGAGGTGCTCCACATCGCCGGGCGGCCCATGCGCACGGCGCCGTATGACTACGGCACCTGCGACATCAACCGCGACATGCGCAACCACTTCACGCGCAACGCCGCGCGCATCATGCGCATCCGGCCTCCCCCGGAGGCGATGATGTTCTTCCGCGCCACCGGCGGACTGGCGCAGAACCTGCGCCTCGTGGGCGCGCAGGGCGACTTCCGGCAGGTGTTCCTGGAGGTCGGCGCGCTCGTGGGCGAGTGA
- a CDS encoding sensor histidine kinase → MSPSREPPPSAVPGPSVRESQGLLRKYRELMKKHTALVRKLGEHTRRQVITFKLSRWALETNDSALAVMNTTSVVLANSRWHVLGRLRGPWRREEDGAERMALRDVGQAEAAAVLALTEGARITRYRQVRESQPRVLEVRAERVTGHMQGQVLVLARDVTEQARAEEELASARATLLEREKVRALGELAAGIAHDLRSTLDAMRLRLELLQRDVDPAGQGQQHLDALARVVSDAEARVDRLQDFSRRKPGTVLERVQLMDVVRDAVDIVRGGIEHHARQGGHPLRLDVELPEGLPHVCGSAMELRYVIINLIINARDAMPRGGAIRVKAFRFGRAVRLTVEDEGTGIPEEHLPNIFKPFFTTKGDKGTGLGLSMAHGVVTQAGGTLTAANRPEGGAVFTLTFPALKAAPAPARGGAR, encoded by the coding sequence ATGAGCCCGAGCCGCGAGCCCCCGCCCTCCGCCGTCCCGGGCCCCAGCGTCCGGGAGTCCCAGGGGCTCTTGCGCAAGTACCGCGAGCTCATGAAGAAGCACACCGCCCTGGTGCGCAAGCTGGGGGAGCACACCCGGCGCCAGGTCATCACCTTCAAGCTGTCGCGCTGGGCGTTGGAGACCAACGACAGCGCGCTCGCGGTGATGAACACCACCAGCGTGGTGCTGGCCAACAGCCGCTGGCACGTGCTGGGACGGCTGCGCGGTCCCTGGCGGCGCGAGGAGGACGGCGCGGAGCGGATGGCCCTGCGCGACGTGGGCCAGGCGGAGGCCGCGGCGGTGCTCGCGCTCACCGAGGGCGCGCGCATCACCCGCTACCGGCAGGTGCGCGAGTCCCAGCCCCGGGTGCTGGAGGTGCGCGCCGAGCGCGTCACCGGCCACATGCAGGGGCAGGTGCTGGTGCTCGCGCGCGACGTCACCGAACAGGCGCGCGCCGAGGAGGAGCTGGCGAGCGCGCGCGCCACCCTGCTGGAGCGCGAGAAGGTGCGCGCCCTGGGGGAGCTGGCGGCGGGCATCGCGCATGACCTGCGCTCCACGCTCGACGCCATGCGGCTGCGGCTGGAGCTGCTCCAGCGTGACGTGGACCCCGCCGGCCAGGGCCAGCAGCACCTGGACGCGCTCGCGCGCGTCGTGTCCGACGCGGAGGCGCGCGTGGACCGGCTCCAGGACTTCTCCCGCCGCAAGCCCGGCACCGTGCTGGAGCGCGTCCAGCTGATGGACGTGGTCCGCGACGCGGTGGACATCGTCCGGGGCGGCATCGAGCACCATGCGCGCCAGGGCGGCCATCCCCTGCGCCTGGACGTGGAGCTGCCCGAAGGGCTTCCCCACGTGTGCGGTTCGGCCATGGAGCTGCGCTACGTCATCATCAACCTGATCATCAACGCGCGCGACGCCATGCCCCGGGGCGGCGCCATCCGCGTGAAGGCCTTCCGGTTCGGGAGGGCGGTGCGGCTCACGGTGGAGGACGAGGGCACCGGCATCCCGGAGGAGCACCTGCCGAACATCTTCAAGCCCTTCTTCACCACCAAGGGCGACAAGGGCACCGGCCTGGGGCTGTCCATGGCCCATGGCGTGGTGACGCAAGCGGGCGGCACGCTCACCGCGGCCAACCGCCCGGAAGGGGGCGCGGTGTTCACGCTCACCTTCCCCGCGCTGAAGGCCGCTCCCGCTCCGGCGCGCGGCGGAGCGCGCTGA
- a CDS encoding dienelactone hydrolase family protein codes for MVPVDDAVLVRGRLAVPSGARGVVVLARGSDSSLQSPRLAQTARLFQAMGLGTLLMDLLTREEMEERRTRQLRFNVGLLGMRMAGAARWLRREGPTAGLNVGYFGAHTGAGAALSAAAFRPDQVEAVVSRGGRPDLAGAVLPKVQAPTLLLVGGADTLGLDINRRAYEALRADKRMDIIPGATHHFQEDSELEQVAELAGEWFLQHLGDPREALEDGAEEAAPP; via the coding sequence ATGGTGCCGGTGGATGACGCCGTCCTCGTCCGGGGACGGCTGGCGGTGCCCTCGGGGGCCCGGGGCGTGGTGGTGCTGGCGCGCGGCAGCGACAGCAGCCTCCAGAGTCCACGGCTCGCGCAGACCGCGCGCCTGTTCCAGGCGATGGGGCTGGGCACCTTGCTGATGGACCTGCTCACCCGCGAGGAGATGGAGGAGCGCAGGACGCGGCAGCTGCGCTTCAACGTGGGCCTGCTGGGCATGCGCATGGCGGGCGCGGCCCGGTGGCTGCGGCGCGAGGGCCCCACCGCGGGCCTGAACGTGGGCTACTTCGGCGCGCACACCGGCGCGGGCGCGGCGCTGTCGGCCGCGGCCTTCCGGCCTGATCAGGTGGAGGCCGTCGTGTCGCGTGGCGGCCGTCCGGACCTGGCCGGCGCGGTGCTGCCCAAGGTGCAGGCCCCCACCCTGCTGCTGGTGGGCGGCGCGGACACGCTGGGCCTGGACATCAACCGCCGGGCCTATGAAGCGCTCCGCGCCGACAAGCGCATGGACATCATCCCGGGCGCCACCCACCACTTCCAGGAGGACTCGGAGCTGGAACAGGTGGCCGAGCTCGCCGGGGAGTGGTTCCTCCAGCACCTGGGCGACCCCCGGGAAGCGCTGGAAGACGGCGCGGAGGAAGCCGCGCCGCCTTGA
- a CDS encoding serine/threonine-protein kinase encodes MRGLDLNGGTLLYAGTPPPGPAASLPAPPTPMSSPTPVVPSLVGQEFGRFRVVRELGRGGMGTVFLAEHTLIQKRVAIKVLHAHLAQAPELVARFLSEARTLTLVQHENVVTLYDLDSRDGRPYLVMEYLEGDSLANFARGPMAPALVVDLMAQVCDALGAAHSHGIVHRDLKPANVFLVPSPSGKQRVKLLDFGIAKLLSRPAGEMTTEVGVLLGTPEFMAPEQCGDGIVDARSDLYAAGVLAYLLLTGQVPFYGRTAAEILVGHLQKEPVPPHELNPAVPEALSKVLLRALAKRPEHRFASAAELRAALEASLAPPPAPTAPPLTALLRGQGTQAPVELKGEWVGRSGLFFQLATPPPALLSDVSLVLRLPGGELPCTAQVVRHVTAEQAQAWNMSPGFGVQLRDASPAFQAQLAQLRNAARATSAQSAATAAIPTPEDAQAEAVLQGFRRRLAGDPYAVLELPRDATLESVRTAAQRARGALELLKARPLSDSQRAQVDRALERVAGALHTLGHVERRVEYDATLGNVEGIERCLAAGLTATMLEQCRRRFLAGNTGREGRAAVHRLSGDALASVGRLEEALAAYELAVRADPLDLEGLKRWRFLRARVRGSAAPR; translated from the coding sequence ATGCGCGGGCTGGACCTCAACGGCGGCACGCTTCTCTACGCCGGCACGCCGCCGCCGGGACCCGCGGCGTCGTTGCCTGCTCCGCCCACGCCCATGTCGTCTCCCACGCCCGTGGTGCCTTCCCTCGTGGGCCAGGAGTTCGGCCGCTTCCGCGTCGTGCGCGAGCTGGGCCGCGGCGGCATGGGCACCGTGTTCCTCGCGGAGCACACGCTCATCCAGAAGCGCGTGGCCATCAAGGTGCTCCACGCGCACCTGGCCCAGGCCCCGGAGCTCGTCGCGCGCTTCCTCTCCGAAGCCCGCACGCTCACGCTCGTGCAGCATGAGAACGTCGTCACCCTCTACGACCTGGACTCGCGCGACGGGCGCCCGTACCTCGTCATGGAGTACCTGGAGGGTGACAGCCTGGCCAACTTCGCCCGCGGCCCCATGGCCCCGGCGCTGGTGGTGGACCTGATGGCCCAGGTGTGTGACGCCCTGGGCGCCGCGCACTCGCACGGCATCGTCCACCGCGACCTGAAGCCCGCCAACGTCTTCCTCGTCCCCAGCCCCAGCGGCAAGCAGCGCGTGAAGCTGCTCGACTTCGGCATCGCCAAGCTGCTGTCCCGCCCCGCCGGGGAGATGACCACCGAAGTGGGCGTCCTCTTGGGCACGCCGGAGTTCATGGCCCCCGAGCAGTGCGGCGACGGCATCGTGGACGCGAGAAGCGACCTCTACGCGGCCGGCGTGCTCGCGTACCTGCTGCTCACCGGCCAGGTGCCCTTCTACGGCCGCACCGCCGCCGAAATCCTGGTGGGCCACCTGCAGAAGGAGCCCGTCCCGCCGCACGAGCTGAACCCCGCCGTGCCGGAGGCCCTGTCGAAGGTGCTGCTGCGCGCGCTGGCCAAGCGGCCCGAACACCGCTTCGCCTCCGCCGCGGAGCTGAGAGCGGCCCTGGAAGCGTCGCTCGCGCCGCCGCCCGCGCCCACCGCCCCGCCGCTCACCGCGCTCCTGCGCGGCCAGGGCACGCAGGCCCCGGTGGAGCTCAAGGGCGAGTGGGTGGGCCGCTCCGGCCTCTTCTTCCAGCTGGCCACCCCGCCTCCCGCGCTCCTGTCGGACGTGTCGCTGGTGCTGCGGCTGCCCGGCGGCGAGCTGCCGTGCACCGCGCAGGTGGTGCGCCACGTCACCGCCGAGCAGGCCCAGGCGTGGAACATGTCCCCGGGCTTCGGTGTCCAGCTGCGCGACGCCAGCCCCGCCTTCCAGGCCCAGCTGGCCCAGCTTCGCAACGCTGCACGCGCGACGTCCGCGCAGAGCGCCGCCACCGCCGCCATCCCCACGCCCGAGGACGCGCAGGCGGAAGCCGTCCTCCAGGGGTTCCGCCGGCGGCTCGCCGGGGACCCGTACGCCGTGCTGGAGCTGCCGCGCGACGCCACGCTGGAGTCCGTGCGCACCGCGGCCCAGCGCGCTCGTGGAGCACTGGAGCTGCTCAAGGCCCGCCCGCTGTCGGACAGCCAGCGCGCCCAGGTGGACCGCGCGCTGGAGCGCGTGGCCGGAGCGCTCCACACGCTGGGCCACGTGGAGCGGCGCGTGGAGTACGACGCCACGCTGGGCAACGTGGAGGGCATCGAGCGGTGCCTCGCCGCGGGCCTCACCGCCACCATGCTGGAGCAGTGCCGCCGCCGCTTCCTTGCGGGCAACACCGGCCGCGAGGGCCGCGCCGCCGTCCACCGCCTGTCCGGTGACGCGCTCGCGTCCGTGGGCCGGCTGGAGGAGGCGCTCGCCGCCTACGAGCTGGCGGTCCGCGCGGACCCGCTGGACCTGGAGGGGCTCAAGCGCTGGCGCTTCCTCCGGGCCCGGGTGCGGGGCTCGGCCGCTCCCCGGTAG
- a CDS encoding methyltransferase → MSMPPLTREAPSPRALLHLLFNGARALDVVETALNLGLLDALEPGPVTLGELSAKHGLVPKRLYKFLDCLESLGLVQREQTSDALEAARYRGVPGLRSAAEAVLGPKSLERDREKYDWKALHGRLPETLRGQHSMSAASFDWPPRTPEQVEGFEASMAAGLGPILETFRTHAGTLWPSESRLLDVGGGDGTLAEALLRQHPALSVDVYNLPATEALVARTRERAGLSDKRMGFVGGDFLKEPLPTGYDALSFVRVLHDWPAEVARSLMQAAFAALPSGGRVLICEEFRTPERLAAQFFWSYFLIGVDTCVSRLREVEFYLEALTAAGFTHAHVLPGPFELVVATKP, encoded by the coding sequence ATGAGCATGCCTCCCCTCACCCGCGAGGCGCCGTCGCCCCGCGCCCTCTTGCACCTGCTGTTCAACGGCGCCCGCGCGCTGGACGTCGTGGAGACGGCCCTGAACCTGGGCCTGCTGGATGCGCTGGAGCCCGGCCCGGTGACGCTGGGCGAGCTGTCGGCGAAACACGGCCTCGTCCCCAAGCGGCTCTACAAGTTCCTCGACTGCCTGGAGAGCCTGGGCCTGGTGCAGCGCGAGCAGACCAGCGACGCGCTGGAGGCGGCGCGCTACCGCGGCGTGCCCGGCCTGCGCTCGGCGGCCGAGGCCGTGCTGGGACCGAAGTCGCTGGAGCGCGACCGGGAGAAGTACGACTGGAAGGCGCTGCACGGCCGGCTGCCGGAGACGCTGCGCGGCCAGCACTCCATGTCCGCCGCGTCGTTCGACTGGCCTCCGCGCACGCCCGAACAGGTGGAGGGCTTCGAGGCCAGCATGGCCGCGGGCCTGGGCCCCATCCTGGAGACGTTCCGTACGCACGCGGGCACCCTGTGGCCTTCCGAGTCCCGGCTGCTGGACGTGGGCGGCGGGGACGGCACGCTCGCGGAAGCCCTGCTGCGCCAGCACCCGGCGCTCTCCGTGGACGTCTACAACCTGCCCGCCACGGAAGCCCTCGTCGCGCGCACGCGCGAGCGCGCGGGCCTGTCCGACAAGCGGATGGGTTTCGTGGGTGGTGACTTCCTGAAGGAGCCCCTGCCCACGGGCTACGACGCGCTGTCGTTCGTGCGCGTGCTGCATGACTGGCCCGCGGAGGTGGCGCGGTCGCTGATGCAGGCCGCCTTCGCCGCCCTGCCCTCCGGCGGACGCGTGCTCATCTGCGAGGAGTTCCGCACCCCGGAGCGGCTGGCGGCCCAGTTCTTCTGGTCCTACTTCCTCATCGGCGTGGACACGTGCGTGAGCCGGCTGCGCGAGGTGGAGTTCTACCTGGAGGCGCTCACCGCCGCGGGCTTCACGCACGCGCACGTGCTCCCCGGCCCCTTCGAGCTGGTGGTGGCCACGAAGCCCTGA
- a CDS encoding CheR family methyltransferase translates to MATKPPRDSELEAILEKVRQVRNFDFRNYKRATLQRRIERRMQATRCRSRTAYLALLERDPTEVSTLVSSMLIKLTSFFRDKEVWQALEQSVAELVRQRPDAELRIWSAGCATGEEAYSLAIIAAEAMGPGYPGAELKVFGTDVDEDAIATARRGIYSPEQLENVSPERLARFFVRTGNSFTVRKEIRRAVVFGVNNLVSDAPVSRIDIILCRNVFIYLDSELQKRVLARFQFALRRNGLMVLGRSELIPFAARLFRPIDLARRIYRRDGQAEVTSTTQDRLPPEPSSLPRILEPSMDFERSFLRNLLDSHPCPHIATDNDGTVTLWSRAAARLWNRNEGEMLGKKLATLGLPGLSGDLLVEQSQRVRSGNSEREVADGLMEISNGDPVALRIQVVPLREAAGGRQGLLYIVHDISHLRGMEQNLRAAQEELQAMQLRMQSSTEELRASNEELETTNEELQSANEELQTTNEELQSTNEELETTNEELQSANSELDATNRELAHRTLEMDALTFCQRTIIRTLSAAVLVLDGDGRITTWNLAAERLLGLTERETVGQLLWSLHVPALKRALLLKLRRHLKEKRSLRMESIPYQLPHGGKGSATLVATPLITDTHVLGSIILFEDTTRATALLEENRSLQEKLKA, encoded by the coding sequence ATGGCGACCAAGCCTCCACGAGACAGCGAGCTCGAAGCCATCCTGGAGAAGGTCCGGCAGGTGCGGAATTTCGACTTCCGCAATTACAAGCGGGCCACGTTGCAACGGCGTATCGAGCGGCGGATGCAGGCCACACGCTGCCGGAGCCGGACGGCCTACCTGGCGCTGCTGGAGCGGGACCCCACCGAGGTGAGCACGCTCGTCTCTTCGATGCTCATCAAGCTGACGAGCTTCTTCCGGGACAAGGAGGTCTGGCAGGCGCTGGAGCAGAGCGTGGCGGAGCTCGTGCGCCAGCGGCCGGACGCGGAGCTGCGCATCTGGAGCGCGGGCTGCGCCACCGGCGAGGAGGCGTACTCGCTGGCCATCATCGCGGCGGAGGCGATGGGGCCGGGCTATCCCGGCGCGGAGCTGAAGGTGTTCGGCACGGACGTGGACGAGGACGCCATCGCCACCGCGCGCCGGGGCATCTATTCGCCGGAGCAGCTGGAGAACGTCTCGCCGGAGCGGCTGGCGCGCTTCTTCGTGCGCACCGGCAACAGCTTCACGGTGCGCAAGGAGATCCGCCGCGCGGTGGTGTTCGGCGTGAACAACCTGGTGTCGGACGCGCCGGTGTCGCGCATCGACATCATCCTGTGCCGCAACGTCTTCATCTACCTGGACTCGGAGCTGCAGAAGCGGGTGCTGGCGCGCTTCCAGTTCGCGCTGCGCCGCAACGGCCTGATGGTGTTGGGACGCTCGGAGCTCATCCCCTTCGCGGCCCGGCTCTTCCGGCCCATCGACCTGGCCCGGCGCATCTACCGCAGGGACGGTCAGGCGGAGGTGACCAGCACCACGCAGGACCGGCTGCCACCGGAACCCTCGTCCCTGCCACGCATCCTTGAACCCAGCATGGACTTCGAGCGCTCCTTCCTGCGCAACCTCCTGGACTCGCATCCCTGTCCGCACATCGCCACGGACAATGACGGCACGGTGACGCTGTGGAGCCGCGCGGCGGCCCGGCTGTGGAACCGCAACGAGGGCGAGATGCTGGGCAAGAAGCTGGCCACGCTGGGCCTGCCTGGCCTCAGCGGTGACCTGCTCGTCGAGCAGAGCCAGCGCGTGCGCTCCGGCAACTCCGAGCGGGAGGTGGCCGACGGGCTGATGGAGATCTCCAACGGAGACCCCGTCGCCCTGCGCATCCAGGTGGTGCCCCTGCGCGAGGCGGCGGGAGGCCGGCAGGGCCTGCTGTACATCGTCCACGACATCTCCCACCTGCGCGGCATGGAGCAGAACCTGCGCGCGGCGCAGGAGGAGCTGCAGGCCATGCAGCTGCGGATGCAGTCCTCCACGGAGGAGCTGCGCGCGTCCAACGAGGAGCTGGAGACGACCAACGAGGAGCTCCAGTCCGCGAACGAGGAGCTGCAGACGACCAACGAGGAGCTCCAGTCCACCAACGAGGAGCTGGAGACGACCAACGAGGAGCTGCAGTCCGCCAACTCGGAGCTGGACGCCACCAACCGCGAGCTGGCGCACCGCACGCTGGAGATGGACGCGCTCACCTTCTGCCAGCGCACCATCATCCGCACCCTCTCCGCCGCGGTGCTGGTGCTGGATGGTGACGGCCGCATCACCACCTGGAACCTGGCCGCGGAGCGGCTCCTGGGCCTCACCGAGCGCGAAACGGTGGGCCAGCTGCTGTGGTCCCTGCACGTGCCCGCGCTCAAGCGCGCGCTGCTGCTCAAGCTGCGCCGCCACCTGAAGGAGAAGCGCTCGCTGCGCATGGAGAGCATCCCCTACCAGCTGCCGCACGGGGGCAAGGGCAGCGCCACCCTGGTGGCCACGCCGCTCATCACCGACACGCACGTGCTGGGCTCCATCATCCTCTTCGAGGACACCACCCGGGCCACCGCCCTCCTGGAGGAGAACCGGAGCCTGCAGGAGAAGCTCAAGGCATGA
- a CDS encoding chemotaxis protein CheB, which yields MQRHDIIVIGASMGGVETLTALARQLPRDLAACVLLVLHVPAQHRSYLPEILTRSGPLPAHHPRDEEALEPGRIYVAPNDRHLLVEPDRVRVLKGPKENGHRPAVDPLFRSAASTYGSRVVGVVLTGALDCGTSGLMAVKREGGLAVVQDPRDALCPDMPRSALEYVAVDHCVPLEEMGALLTRLVATPVAPRSRRRSRQVETEVKAMKVDIPSMDDPPSPVEYAKPSYYGCPDCGGVLFELEEEGLLRFRCRTGHAYTAEALSGSQQNQLDGAMWAALRALEESASLSRRLAAQARERSHTHSALRFEERARTAEAQVSLLRQAVLAASPPGAASLEAGASDEKEQMG from the coding sequence GTGCAACGTCACGACATCATCGTCATCGGCGCATCCATGGGAGGCGTGGAGACACTGACCGCGCTCGCGCGGCAGCTGCCCCGGGACCTGGCCGCCTGCGTGCTGCTGGTGCTGCATGTGCCAGCCCAGCACCGCAGCTACCTGCCGGAGATCCTCACGCGCTCCGGTCCGCTGCCGGCCCACCATCCCCGGGACGAAGAGGCCCTGGAGCCGGGCCGCATCTACGTGGCGCCCAATGACAGACACCTGCTGGTGGAGCCGGACCGGGTGAGGGTGCTGAAGGGCCCCAAGGAGAACGGGCACCGTCCGGCGGTGGATCCGCTGTTCCGCTCGGCCGCGAGCACCTACGGCTCGCGCGTGGTGGGCGTGGTGCTGACCGGCGCGCTGGACTGCGGCACCAGTGGCCTCATGGCGGTGAAGCGGGAGGGCGGGCTGGCGGTGGTGCAGGACCCGCGCGACGCGCTCTGTCCGGACATGCCCCGGAGCGCGCTGGAGTACGTGGCGGTGGACCACTGCGTGCCCCTGGAGGAGATGGGCGCGCTGCTGACGCGGCTGGTGGCCACGCCCGTCGCGCCGCGCTCGCGCAGGCGGTCGCGGCAGGTGGAGACGGAGGTGAAGGCAATGAAGGTGGACATCCCCTCCATGGACGACCCGCCCTCGCCCGTGGAGTACGCGAAGCCGTCGTATTACGGCTGTCCCGACTGCGGCGGCGTGCTCTTCGAATTGGAGGAGGAGGGCCTGCTGCGCTTCCGCTGCCGCACGGGCCATGCGTACACGGCGGAGGCGTTGTCCGGCTCGCAGCAGAACCAGCTGGACGGCGCCATGTGGGCCGCGCTGCGCGCGCTGGAGGAGAGCGCGTCCCTGTCACGCCGGCTGGCCGCGCAGGCCCGGGAGCGCAGCCATACCCACTCCGCGCTGCGCTTCGAGGAGCGCGCCCGCACGGCCGAGGCCCAGGTGTCGCTGCTGCGTCAGGCGGTGCTCGCGGCGTCCCCGCCCGGTGCCGCGTCCCTGGAGGCCGGCGCCTCCGACGAGAAGGAGCAGATGGGCTGA
- a CDS encoding response regulator — MSDTKIRVLIVDDDPDQLALTERSLSSYNFEVRTHRSSLGVSNLVRTTAPDLVLLDVNIPALSGDKVLTLARQQAPENTRFVLYSASDESKLRALALAAGADGYLSKSTQGADLARKLERLHKRPRVAAGT, encoded by the coding sequence ATGTCGGATACCAAGATTCGCGTCCTCATCGTGGACGATGACCCGGACCAGCTCGCGCTGACGGAGCGCTCGTTGTCCTCGTACAACTTCGAGGTGCGGACGCACCGCTCATCCCTGGGGGTGTCCAACCTGGTGCGCACCACGGCGCCGGACCTGGTGCTCCTGGACGTGAACATCCCCGCGCTGAGCGGCGACAAGGTGCTGACCCTGGCCCGGCAGCAGGCCCCGGAGAACACCCGCTTCGTCCTCTACTCCGCCTCCGACGAGTCGAAGCTGCGCGCGCTGGCGCTGGCGGCGGGCGCGGACGGCTACCTGTCCAAGAGCACGCAGGGCGCGGACCTGGCGCGCAAGCTGGAGCGGCTGCACAAGCGCCCGCGCGTCGCCGCCGGCACGTAG